The genomic DNA CTTTTAATGGTTTTGTCACACTCAGTACACTCAGGCAAATTCGTATCGtctttcactaattggtcttttgaccaatcagatcagctctgtaaaagagctgatgtgaaaagatctgatgtgattcgTCAAAATACCAATTTTGTAGCAAAAatccgaattgggctgcctgtctaaacacaaCCAGAGGTCTTTGAGAAGCAAATTGTTCGATTGCTACAGATCATCATCTTAAAAAGCCATTTCTGCTCTGATTTGCAAGCTATCAAAGTGTCGGCCATCAACACCAATGGAGCAAATGCATCCCATGACATCCCATAGCACTTGATTTCTATATCTGTAGTGCTCTTCGTGGTGTTTCCCAGCTTAATAAGGCGTAATGTTATCACTTGTAAGACATGCACTGTAGATGAAAGGGACATTCATTACATGGCGCCAAGACTGGTTTTGCATAGCATCCCCtcattcacatttttttttaaatgatttttgcAAGATGTTTCTAACTCTGAGAAATATGACATCTATATCCTGGAAATCAGAAGAACTTTTATTAAACCTCTGTCAAATAAAACTCACTATGTTTTGTCCCCCGACCAAGGCAAGATCAGGGTCTATATTCATAAAGTGTCTGAGAGTAGGagagctgatctaggaccagttttGCCTTGATTAtaatgatcctagatcagcactgctacCGAGACTTTTAATGAATATGGCCCAGGCCTCATCACTGAGTGATTTCTCCaacacctctctcccactccccgcCTCCTCAGTTCCTCAAAGCGCCAGTAGTCATTGCGTAACACCCTAGCGATGTCAGTGCAATGTTCTTGTGCAGACTCTTTTAAAGATGTCATGTTTCTCACTCTGTTCAGTTTAATATCCAATTCATATTCCCTAATCAAACCCTCAGCCACGTCTTGATGAGCTCTTGTAGATCTGAACATTAGAATAGGTGCAATAAGAAATATGGTAATAACTCCACCTAGCCTTCTGGCCCTGTATCCATAAAGCGCCACAGAGTAGTATCGAGGGGCTAGGCACCTTCAGTAACCCAGAGGTGATGTTTGTGTCTCATCTTCCCAGGTCACTCTGCTGGTGATTTGTGCTTTGGCGTTTCTGGTTTGCGTGGTGTTTCTGGTGGTCTATAAAGTCTACCAGTATGAGCAGCCCTGTCCAGATGGCTTCATGTATGTGGTAAGCAACTAAGCATGCCTCTTTTTTTCCTCTTAAGTATTCAAGGTACCAATGAAGACCGACATCTTTAAGAAATCCACTAATCATATCAATGGCAGCATACAATTGCATCTGCGAGATAGAACTTGCTGTGGTAAATCaattattttctctctctgttattgGCAACTTGATGTTTGGTAATTTTGGAAAGGACAGGTTTTCACAGGCACTTCCTAGACTCCAAGTCTTGCTTCTCTTCACATTTCTATAGTTATTCCCTTTGTTCCTCtgttaaatctctctccctctctttccctgtcttgcAGCAAGGTCGGTGCATGCCGACGGGGATGTACGGTTACTACCCCCCTGGCGGGCGCGGGCGTCTCTTCACCATCATCAACCACTACAACATGGCCAAGCAGACCATCACCCGGTCCGTGTCCCCGTGGATGACTGTCATGTCTGAGGAGAAGGTCACCCAGCAAGAGACAGAGACCCACCAGAAGCTGGCCTAACGCACTGGGCTGTATTCAGAGGTGAAACGTTAAGAATGTTACAAATAGAACTACAATAAATAGAGCTCACCTGATGCCCAATTCAACATGAGCGATAATCACATCTGTTCTACAAAATGTATTTCTAATCTGAGTGTTTTGTAACGTTGCACCCTTCTGAACAGACCCTAGGATCACCATCCAGCCGTGTGAAAAATAGTATACACGGTGCCGTTCAAGCAAACCCGAAATCTGGAAAAACGTTCTTCAGCTAAAATGGTTGTTCTTGAGCTATGCCAGTTTTAACTGATATGATATAACTGCAATGTATCAGGCATAATGTGTTTTAATCAGTGAAATTGACAAATGCATTTGTGTAAGCACAGACAGGAACTGTGGTTGGATGGGTATCTGGTTTGTTTGaatacatacacagacagacacttgtTGACAAAACATCTTTGTACATAAACATAATGGGGAATAAAATCTCACTTCAGTACCCCAAATATAAACTGACAACCATTCTAGTGTCTGCGGCGCTGGTTTAAACACATGCACGGTTCATTTTGTAAGGCTTCTGCATTTCACACAACCATACTTTGTCTTCATTACTACAAAACATTTAAATTACTGTCAGAGCATGTGCCATTTAACCCTTGAGATACAGAAATGTATAACTTTTTGCTCCTCGACTGTTTTGCCTCTCCCATTTGTGGATGAATGGGTGTGTGTGACTCACGTGAAGATGCATTTTAAATGACTTTAATTGACTCCTCCATTTGTGTAGAGGACTTTTTGAATTCTGACTCTTGTCCAATAGGAAAAAAGGGCGGTACTACCTAAActagtccaataagaaatgctcattTTTGTTTTCCATTTCAAAAGGCCTGAATTCGACACAGGTATGATGTTCTTTATATTTATCCTGCATAATTGAACCCTCTGTAGTTTATCCGTCTCCACATGCAGCACTTAGAGCTCTTCTTTATTGGGAATGACACTATATTTGATCAGGCACTATGTCAATGCCTTCATAAAGCATGGGGAATGCTTATTGTCACTGAATAGCATATCCTGTTTTCTTCTCGTTGCTATTGAATGTAAACGTGTAATGCTATATGAATAGGATTCTGTAGCTGTCAGTCACCATAGAACGCAGTCAAGTCATAAAGTGATGTGTAGTAGAACTCAAGAACTCTAAAAATGAAACCTCTGAAAGGAGTGATTAATACATGGCTTTTCTTTTCAACATGTCATTTAAGAGTAATGCCTTCTGTTCTCACAGATTTTTTTATACAATGACGTAAACAGAAGTACATTTGATGCTGCTTTTTGTTGTTGGGACAAATGAGTACTAGGCTTTGAGCTGGAAACCAATGTAAACAAATATCTATTAAAATGCACACATTTCAAAAACGTTTGAGTAATCCATCATATCTCAACACAATGAAGTTCATTCATGTATTTACGAGGATGGTGTAATAATGCTTAA from Oncorhynchus clarkii lewisi isolate Uvic-CL-2024 chromosome 7, UVic_Ocla_1.0, whole genome shotgun sequence includes the following:
- the LOC139413798 gene encoding neuronal vesicle trafficking-associated protein 1-like — encoded protein: MVKLGNNFSDKNNAKAVSEDGFDTIPLITPLDASQLQFPALDKVVVKTKTDYDGGNKKSRLRSPKIAEFSISIIEGVSERLKVTLLVICALAFLVCVVFLVVYKVYQYEQPCPDGFMYVQGRCMPTGMYGYYPPGGRGRLFTIINHYNMAKQTITRSVSPWMTVMSEEKVTQQETETHQKLA